Proteins found in one Triticum aestivum cultivar Chinese Spring chromosome 4D, IWGSC CS RefSeq v2.1, whole genome shotgun sequence genomic segment:
- the LOC123095606 gene encoding uncharacterized protein isoform X4, giving the protein MEAMGVTGLTIWNIKSHLQRYREKCNLGAEPPRDVLGTASPSKAGDNVTSEAETVVDSDAAMNLTGMEMATYLLMDDTEMVDTAFSADELQMMEKELMNAIRA; this is encoded by the exons ATGGAAGCTATGGGAGTCACAGGCCTGACAATCTGGAACATAAAAAGCCACCTCCAA AGATACAGGGAGAAGTGCAATTTAGGAGCCGAACCTCCTCGGGATGTCCTAGGCACTGCATCACCAAGCAAGGCAGGAGATAATGT GACATCTGAGGCCGAGACGGTGGTGGACAGTGATGCAGCAATGAATCTGACTGGAATGGAG ATGGCGACCTATTTGCTTATGGATGACACGGAG ATGGTGGATACCGCATTTTCTGCGGATGAGTTGCAG ATGATGGAGAAGGAACTGATGAATGCGATCCGGGCATGA
- the LOC123095606 gene encoding protein PHR1-LIKE 3 isoform X3 — MMSNGKPTQNSDSSYMSGIPTCCLLRAMQPTRSLLHWTNDLHMIFVEAVEYQGGPYEAKPTAVKQRMEAMGVTGLTIWNIKSHLQRYREKCNLGAEPPRDVLGTASPSKAGDNVTSEAETVVDSDAAMNLTGMEMATYLLMDDTEMVDTAFSADELQMMEKELMNAIRA, encoded by the exons ATGATGTCCAACGGCAAGCCGACACAAAACAGTGACTCTTCTTACATGTCGGGCATACCGACCTGCTGCCTTCTCAGGGCAATGCAGCCGACAAGGAGTTTACTTCACTGGACCAATGATCTCCATATGATCTTCGTGGAAGCGGTAGAGTATCAAGGAGGCCCCTATG AGGCGAAGCCAACTGCGGTGAAGCAGAGAATGGAAGCTATGGGAGTCACAGGCCTGACAATCTGGAACATAAAAAGCCACCTCCAA AGATACAGGGAGAAGTGCAATTTAGGAGCCGAACCTCCTCGGGATGTCCTAGGCACTGCATCACCAAGCAAGGCAGGAGATAATGT GACATCTGAGGCCGAGACGGTGGTGGACAGTGATGCAGCAATGAATCTGACTGGAATGGAG ATGGCGACCTATTTGCTTATGGATGACACGGAG ATGGTGGATACCGCATTTTCTGCGGATGAGTTGCAG ATGATGGAGAAGGAACTGATGAATGCGATCCGGGCATGA
- the LOC123095606 gene encoding protein PHR1-LIKE 3 isoform X1, producing MMHASFFFRKGDNPGFCIILMHTAILMMSNGKPTQNSDSSYMSGIPTCCLLRAMQPTRSLLHWTNDLHMIFVEAVEYQGGPYEAKPTAVKQRMEAMGVTGLTIWNIKSHLQRYREKCNLGAEPPRDVLGTASPSKAGDNVTSEAETVVDSDAAMNLTGMEMATYLLMDDTEMVDTAFSADELQMMEKELMNAIRA from the exons atgatgcacgcATCCTTCTTTTTTCGGAAAGGGGATAACCCCGGCTTCTGCATCATCCTGATGCACACAGCCATACT AATGATGTCCAACGGCAAGCCGACACAAAACAGTGACTCTTCTTACATGTCGGGCATACCGACCTGCTGCCTTCTCAGGGCAATGCAGCCGACAAGGAGTTTACTTCACTGGACCAATGATCTCCATATGATCTTCGTGGAAGCGGTAGAGTATCAAGGAGGCCCCTATG AGGCGAAGCCAACTGCGGTGAAGCAGAGAATGGAAGCTATGGGAGTCACAGGCCTGACAATCTGGAACATAAAAAGCCACCTCCAA AGATACAGGGAGAAGTGCAATTTAGGAGCCGAACCTCCTCGGGATGTCCTAGGCACTGCATCACCAAGCAAGGCAGGAGATAATGT GACATCTGAGGCCGAGACGGTGGTGGACAGTGATGCAGCAATGAATCTGACTGGAATGGAG ATGGCGACCTATTTGCTTATGGATGACACGGAG ATGGTGGATACCGCATTTTCTGCGGATGAGTTGCAG ATGATGGAGAAGGAACTGATGAATGCGATCCGGGCATGA
- the LOC123099339 gene encoding UDP-glycosyltransferase 73C6-like, producing the protein MHHGHLIPAVDAALQLAAHGALASIVVTPTYAARLGPAVESSGLPVRLVELPLDLAGTDDVDRIPLDQEAAYLLAASRLRGPLERHLRAHAPPATCVVSDICHPWTAGLAAGLGVPRLSFLGMSAYCLLCLQTEHHAAAMHNAYAAADPYWHLMPEEPVEVKVPTSAPGFMRLPASEKLAYEKLAYAVERACVDVDGVLLNTFLELEPGTVVDSGEVRSVNVWAVGPVSLFHQHEHQHSAALAARGNAPAIDAGECLRWLDGKEPSSVVYVSFGSSVVHARPEQVVETGLGLEASGHPFIWVVSPENAGQDEDEEVRGFLEDLEGRVSGRGLLIRGWSPQQLILSHASTGCVVTHCGWNSMMEAVAAGLPVVTWPHMAHQFLNEMLAVQSMGTGVSVGVEWLKEEDGEVAVVERGAVEKAVRSIMGGGDEAVERRGRAAALATTAREAVREGGSAFINLRRLVRRYQAVTPQDASTSPQI; encoded by the coding sequence ATGCACCACGGCCACCTGATCCCAGCGGTAGACGCTGCGCTGCAGCTGGCCGCCCATGGCGCGCTAGCCAGCATCGTCGTCACGCCGACCTACGCCGCGCGCCTCGGCCCCGCGGTCGAGTCGTCGGGCCTGCCGGTGCGGCTCGTGGAGCTCCCGCTCGACCTCGCCGGGACTGACGACGTCGATCGGATCCCGCTGGACCAGGAGGCCGCCTACCTCCTCGCCGCGTCGCGCCTCCGCGGGCCGCTGGAGCGCCACCTCCGCGCCCACGCGCCGCCCGCGACGTGTGTCGTGTCCGACATCTGCCATCCGTGGACCGCGGGCCTCGCCGCCGGCCTCGGCGTCCCGCGGCTCAGCTTCCTCGGCATGTCCGCCTACTGCCTCCTCTGCCTACAGACGGAGCACCATGCGGCTGCCATGCACAACGCCTACGCCGCAGCGGACCCCTACTGGCACCTCATGCCCGAGGAGCCGGTCGAGGTGAAGGTGCCCACCTCGGCCCCTGGGTTCATGCGGCTGCCGGCGTCTGAGAAGCTGGCGTACGAGAAGCTGGCATACGCCGTCGAGCGGGCGTGCGTCGACGTCGACGGCGTCCTCCTCAACACCTTCCTCGAGCTGGAGCCGGGGACGGTCGTGGACAGCGGGGAGGTCAGGAGCGTCAACGTGTGGGCCGTCGGTCCGGTGTCCCTGTTCCACCAGCACGAGCACCAGCACTCGGCGGCGCTTGCGGCGAGAGGGAACGCGCCCGCCATCGACGCTGGCGAGTGCCTCCGATGGCTCGACGGTAAGGAGCCGTCCTCCGTCGTCTACGTCAGCTTCGGGAGCAGCGTCGTGCACGCGCGCCCAGAGCAGGTGGTGGAGACCGGGCTCGGCCTCGAGGCGTCGGGGCACCCGTTCATCTGGGTGGTATCACCGGAGAACGCCGGgcaggacgaggacgaggaggtcCGCGGGTTCCTCGAGGACCTGGAGGGCCGGGTGTCCGGCCGCGGCCTGCTGATCAGGGGCTGGTCACCGCAACAGCTGATCCTGTCCCACGCGTCGACGGGCTGCGTTGTGacgcactgcgggtggaactcgATGATGGAGGCGGTCGCGGCCGGGCTCCCGGTGGTGACATGGCCACACATGGCGCACCAGTTCTTGAACGAAATGTTGGCCGTGCAGTCGATGGGGACCGGCGTGAGCGTCGGAGTGGAGTGGTTgaaggaggaggacggggaggtggcggtggtggagcgagGGGCGGTGGAGAAGGCGGTGAGGAGCATCATGGGTGGAGGAGATGAGGCGGTGGAGAGGCGGGGGAGGGCAGCGGCGCTCGCGACGACGGCGAGAGAGGCCGTCCGGGAGGGTGGGTCGGCATTCATCAACCTGCGCCGTTTGGTCAGGCGTTACCAAGCAGTGACACCGCAGGATGCATCAACATCACCTCAAATATGA
- the LOC123095607 gene encoding membrin-11: MDFSGGAGGGGGATLSEMYQSARRLLLSARDGVARVERLASAPASSSYSASAPLVGAPDPAGAEAVRREVAQIQGLCAQMDRLWRSIPAKGQRDLWKRKVEQLSEEVDSLKETLDKHSLRQRKRILEAKERAELFERANGESSHVLQIFDDEAQAMQSARSSSRMLDEAFETGVAILHKYSDQRDRLKSAQRKALDVLNTVGLSNSVLKLIEKRHRVDKRIAYGGMIITVVLMVAFWRWTH, translated from the exons ATGGATTTCTCCGGCGgggcggggggcgggggcggcgcgacGCTGTCGGAGATGTACCAGAGCGCGCGGCGGCTGCTGCTGTCGGCCCGCGACGGCGTGGCCCGCGTCGAGCGGCTCGCCTcggcgcccgcctcctcctcctactccgccTCGGCGCCGCTCGTCGGCGCGCCGGACCCGGCGGGCGCCGAGGCCGTGCGCAGGGAGGTGGCGCAGATCCAGGGCCTCTGCGCGCAGATGGACCGCCTCTGGCGCTCCATCCCCGCCAAGGGCCAGCGCGACCTCTGGAAGAG AAAAGTGGAGCAGCTATCTGAAGAGGTTGATTCATTGAAGGAAACCCTCGACAAGCACTCATTGCGGCAACGAAAGCGGATTTTGGAAGCCAAGGAAAGGGCGGAGCTATTTGAGAGAGCT AATGGTGAGTCGTCGCATGTCCTTCAAATATTTGACGACGAAGCCCAGGCAATGCAATCGGCCCGCAGCTCCTCTCGAATGCTTGACGAAGCCTTTGAGACAGGAGTGGCCATCCTCCACAAGTACTCTGACCAGAGGGATCGTCTGAAG AGCGCGCAAAGGAAGGCCCTAGACGTCCTGAACACCGTTGGCCTGTCAAACTCGGTCTTGAAGCTCATCGAAAAGCGGCACCGAGTCGACAAGCGGATTGCGTACGGTGGCATGATCATTACCGTCGTGCTGATGGTTGCGTTTTGGCGATGGACACACTAG
- the LOC123095605 gene encoding chlorophyll(ide) b reductase NOL, chloroplastic: protein MATVTASLPLRAAARAGPAPSRAPPSDAAFFPGRPWQRGLAARGRPREPAGWFRAEALSGGGGGGPPRREPMAPPYNVLITGSTKGIGYALARKFLKAGDNVVICSRSAERVESVRNDLKKEFGEQHVWGTVCDVREGKDVKALVDFARDKLEYIDIWINNAGSNAYSYKPLVETSDEALIEVITTNTLGLMLCCREAINMMWKQPRGGHIFNIDGAGSDGRPTPRFAAYGATKRSVVHLTKSLQAELQMNEVNNVVVHNLSPGMVTTDLLMSGATTKQAKFFINILAETPDVVADYLVPNIREIPTNQSMKPTYIRFLTGLKAYSRIFSRIAFGARRNKYVAED from the exons ATGGCCACCGTCACCGCCTCGCTCCCGCTCCGGGCCGCCGCCCGCGCGGGCCCGGCGCCGTCCCGCGCACCACCCTCCGACGCAGCCTTCTTCCCCGGCCGCCCGTGGCAGCGCGGGCTGGCGGCGAGGGGCCGGCCCCGGGAACCCGCGGGGTGGTTCCGGGCGGAGGctctctccggcggcggcggaggaggaccgccgcggaGGGAGCCCATGGCGCCTCCTTACAACGTCCTCATCACCGGTTCCACCAAAG GTATAGGATACGCGCTGGCAAGGAAGTTCCTCAAGGCTGGTGATAATGTTGTAATATGCTCAAGATCAG CTGAAAGGGTAGAATCTGTAAGAAATGACTTGAAAAAGGAATTCGGAGAGCAACATGTGTGG GGGACTGTCTGTGATGTTAGAGAAGGCAAGGATGTGAAGGCGCTTGTGGATTTTGCGCGTGACAAGCTGGAGTATATTGATATTTGG ATCAACAACGCCGGCTCAAATGCATATAGTTACAAACCATTGGTGGAAACCTCTGATGAGGCTCTAAT TGAGGTGATCACCACTAACACTCTTGGATTGATGCTATGTTGTCGTGAG GCAATAAATATGATGTGGAAACAACCTCGAGGTGGTCACATATTTAACATTGATGGTGCTGGCTCTGATGGAAGGCCAACCCCAAG GTTTGCCGCTTATGGTGCAACGAAGAGAAGTGTGGTGCACCTTACAAAGTCTCTACAG GCTGAGTTGCAGATGAATGAAGTGAATAATGTCGTGGTGCATAATTTATCG CCTGGCATGGTTACGACTGATCTTCTTATGTCTGGTGCTACCACAAAGCAA GCAAAGTTTTTCATCAATATATTAGCTGAAACTCCTGATGTG GTTGCGGATTACCTTGTTCCAAACATCAGAGAAATTCCTACCAACCAATCCATGAAGCCGACTTACATTCGCTTTCTCACAGGCTTGAAAGCCTACTCCAGAATATTTTCA AGAATTGCTTTTGGTGCTCGTAGGAACAAGTATGTTGCCGAGGATTAG
- the LOC123095606 gene encoding uncharacterized protein isoform X2 produces the protein MSNNSFFSLDRKFLDETDAVLFNSCNSLEAYDAKRFIFCSLDQKFLDETDAVLFNCPNSLEAKPTAVKQRMEAMGVTGLTIWNIKSHLQRYREKCNLGAEPPRDVLGTASPSKAGDNVTSEAETVVDSDAAMNLTGMEMATYLLMDDTEMVDTAFSADELQMMEKELMNAIRA, from the exons ATGTCAAACAATTCTTTCTTTTCCTTGGATCGGAAATTTCTCGATGAAACTGATGCTGTGCTATTCAACTCCTGCAACTCCTTAGAGGCATACGATGCCAAACGATTCATTTTCTGTTCCTTGGATCAGAAATTTCTCGATGAAACTGATGCTGTGCTGTTCAACTGTCCCAATTCCTTAGAGGCGAAGCCAACTGCGGTGAAGCAGAGAATGGAAGCTATGGGAGTCACAGGCCTGACAATCTGGAACATAAAAAGCCACCTCCAA AGATACAGGGAGAAGTGCAATTTAGGAGCCGAACCTCCTCGGGATGTCCTAGGCACTGCATCACCAAGCAAGGCAGGAGATAATGT GACATCTGAGGCCGAGACGGTGGTGGACAGTGATGCAGCAATGAATCTGACTGGAATGGAG ATGGCGACCTATTTGCTTATGGATGACACGGAG ATGGTGGATACCGCATTTTCTGCGGATGAGTTGCAG ATGATGGAGAAGGAACTGATGAATGCGATCCGGGCATGA
- the LOC123095609 gene encoding co-chaperone protein p23-2 translates to MSRQPEVLWAQRSEKVYLTISVPDAEDVVIKTEPQGIFSFSAVAHGESFSLNLELFDSVLPEGSKTKTKVGSRNIICSIQKDKKCWWKRLLKSEAKHPYIKVDWNKWCDEDEESENSGSDDDFDGGEENDESDADDGMLYLPDLEKLRGK, encoded by the exons ATGAG TCGTCAACCTGAGGTGCTCTGGGCTCAACGCTCGGAAAAGGTTTACCTGACTATCTCAGTCCCAGACGCAGAAGATGTTGTGATCAAGACTGAACCTCAGGGAATCTTTAGCTTCTCAGCTGTTGCTCATGGGGAATCTTTTAGCTTGAATTTGGAGCTATTTGATTCCGTACTGCCTGAG GgaagcaaaacaaagacaaaggtgGGTTCGCGAAACATAATCTGTTCGATCCAGAAAGATAAGAAATGTTGGTGGAAGCGCTTGCTGAAGTCAGAGGCAAAACATCCATACATCAAAGTTGACTGGAACAAATGGTGCGATGAGGATGAAGAGTCTG AGAATTCGGGTTCAGACGATGACTTTGATGGTGGTGAG GAAAATGACGAAAGCGATGCTGATGATGGAATGCTGT ATCTCCCTGACCTTGAGAAGCTGAGAGGGAAATGA
- the LOC123100073 gene encoding 26S proteasome non-ATPase regulatory subunit 8 homolog A: protein MLAASSEGMRRLDPIYAFSSSVVIVILGLKAASKANNLDVASTLLSQLKVLLTKFPSLPPLFQQTPNAVEELKLAREIYEQAVILSVKMEDQDAFERDFCQLKPYYMDTCWQIKLNEKGYDYLSINDAKQMFMFSSDKELQQYIAEEHPEWDVKGGRVLLQKAKESQPCKEIPAAPVINQTLGYARELERIV from the exons ATGCTTGCAGCGTCGTCGGAGGGCATGAGAAG gttggatccGATCTACGCTTTCTCTTCATCGGTCGTGATTGTTATTCTG GGACTCAAGGCGGCCTCCAAGGCCAACAACCTCGACGTCGCCTCGACCCTCCTCTCGCAGCTCAAG GTCCTCCTCACCAAGTTCCCCAGCCTCCCCCCGCTGTTCCAGCAGACGCCCAACGCCGTGGAGGAGCTCAAGCTTGCGA GGGAAATTTATGAGCAGGCAGTTATTTTGAGTGTGAAAATGGAAGACCAAGATGCATTTGAAAGGGACTTCTGCCAGCTCAAGCCGTATTACATGGACACATG TTGGCAGA TTAAGTTAAACGAGAAGGGATACGATTACCTGTCAATAAACGACGCGAAGCAGATGTTTATGTTCAGCTCCGACAAGGAACTGCAGCAGTACATCGCAGAG GAGCACCCCGAGTGGGACGTCAAGGGCGGCCGGGTCTTGCTCCAGAAGGCGAAGGAGTCGCAGCCCTGCAAGGAGATCCCGGCGGCGCCGGTCATCAACCAGACCCTCGGCTACGCGAGGGAGCTGGAGAGGATTGTGTGA